A section of the Monomorium pharaonis isolate MP-MQ-018 unplaced genomic scaffold, ASM1337386v2 scaffold_419, whole genome shotgun sequence genome encodes:
- the LOC118648405 gene encoding uncharacterized protein LOC118648405 → MWRLHAVTPRRRRIAQNTSQPTGSLLHGILTKAQTPRSTTFSPTLARLLTAPERERNSSATVAAAAAASVSMSQQNATTQHLLQTYQGSNLVSINDLLSSSKARTEITITPVVNTSAQSHSNDLIHVEDVEEDTTVIDDRKGNSVVGRDSKQPVKDNPPSPSAPPKCQGCIIRPAQFVCAGCGNQWYCSRSCQLAAWATHSDHCPPEPENSKTKSNV, encoded by the exons CAGAATAGCTCAGAATACATCTCAGCCAACTGGTTCATTGCTCCATGGAATTCTGACAAAAGCGCAAACGCCGAGGTCTACGACTTTTTCACCTACTTTAGCAAGATTACTCACTGCGCCTGAAAGAGAAAGGAATTCTTCAGCGACGGTGgcagcggcagcggcggcgtcAGTGTCTATGTCGCAGCAAAACGCTACAACTCAACACCTTTTGCAGACTTACCAAGGCTCTAATCTGGTTTCTATAAATGATCTCCTATCTTCTTCCAag GCTCGCACCGAGATAACTATTACCCCCGTCGTTAACACTTCCGCGCAATCTCACTCCAACGATTTAATTCATGTG GAGGATGTAGAGGAAGATACAACGGTAATTGACGATAGAAAAGGGAACTCAGTGGTCGGAAGAGATAGTAAACAACCAGTAAAGGATAATCCACCTTCACCAAGCGCTCCACCAAAATGTCAGGGATGCATAATTCGTCCCGCACAATTCGTTTGCGCTGGATGTGGAAATCAGTGGTATTGTAGTCGTTCATGTCAG CTTGCTGCATGGGCAACACACTCCGACCATTGTCCGCCAGAGCCCGAGAACAGCAAAACTAAGAGCAATGTTTAA
- the LOC118644105 gene encoding LOW QUALITY PROTEIN: 3-oxoacyl-[acyl-carrier-protein] synthase, mitochondrial-like (The sequence of the model RefSeq protein was modified relative to this genomic sequence to represent the inferred CDS: inserted 1 base in 1 codon) → MSIPFLHISRSLTTAARSKRRVVVTGMGIVSPLGVGTRNAWEALVNSQCGITKLSEPDYDKLPCKVAALVPKGNSAHELNIDSHFTKSELRTICPATAYALIASEEALADAGWKPTDETDKRDTGVSVGIGMIDLVDVCMTYEALKKGYSKVSPYFVPRILPNMAAGQISIKYGFRGPNHAVSTACATGAHAIGDAFRFIRGGETSVMVCGGAEACISPLAIAAFCRLRALSTSKNEMPXEASRPFDRDRDGFVMGEGAAILVLEELNHALARDASIYAEVLGYGLSGDASHITAPSEDGTGALLAMDRTLKDAGIETAEITHVNAHATSTPLGDGIEVKAIESLMGEHSRNVTVTSTKGAHGHLLGAAGNLEAAFTILAIKEGIVPPTLNLHNLDTETRLRFAPHTKVKWNATSRRTALKNAFGFGGTNACLCFTQYV, encoded by the exons ATGTCCATTCCATTTCTGCATATCAGCCGGTCGTTGACGACTGCCGCGAGGTCCAAGCGGCGTGTCGTCGTGACCGGGATGGGGATTGTCTCGCCTTTGGGAGTCGGGACGCGAAACGCTTGGGAGGCTCTCGTCAACTCCCAGTGCGGAATTACGAAACTTTCCGAGCCGGACTACGACAAGCTACCGTGTAAAGTAG CTGCATTGGTGCCGAAAGGAAACTCCGCTCACGAACTTAACATCGACTCCCATTTTACGAAGAGTGAGCTACGGACAATATGTCCTGCCACAGCATATGCGTTGATAGCTTCGGAGGAGGCACTCGCGGACGCAGGATGGAAGCCGACTGACGAGACTGATAAACGCGACACCGGGGTCTCAGTAGGAATCGGTATGATAGACCTAGTGGACGTGTGCATGACGTACGAGGCATTGAAAAAAGGCTATAGTAAAGTCAGTCCATACTTTGTGCCAAGGATACTGCCGAATATGGCAGCTGGTCAGATCAGCATCAAGTACGGCTTTCGTGGGCCCAATCATGCAGTGTCGACCGCGTGCGCGACGGGCGCGCATGCTATCG GCGATGCGTTCCGTTTCATCCGCGGTGGCGAGACGAGCGTGATGGTGTGCGGTGGAGCGGAGGCATGTATCAGTCCATTGGCTATAGCCGCGTTCTGCCGGTTACGCGCGCTAAGTACGTCGAAGAACGAAATGC CGGAGGCGTCGCGGCCCTTCGACCGGGATCGCGACGGTTTCGTCATGGGCGAGGGTGCCGCGATCCTGGTCCTGGAGGAGTTGAATCACGCGCTCGCCCGCGACGCGTCCATCTACGCAGAGGTGCTGGGCTACGGCCTGTCCGGCGACGCGTCACACATCACGGCGCCTAGCGAGGATGGCACCGGCGCGCTGTTGGCGATGGACCGAACGTTGAAGGACGCCGGCATCGAGACCGCGGAGATAACGCACGTGAACGCACACGCCACGTCTACGCCGCTAGGCGATGGGATCGAGGTGAAGGCGATCGAGTCGCTGATGGGCGAGCACAGCAGGAACGTGACGGTGACGAGCACGAAGGGAGCACACGGTCATCTGCTGGGTGCCGCCGGTAACCTGGAAGCTGCCTTCACGATCTTAGCGATCAAGGAGGGCATCGTACCGCCTACCTTGAATTTACACAACTTGGATACAGAGACACGTCTGAGATTTGCGCCGCACACGAAAGTGAAGTGGAACGCGACGTCGCGTCGGACAGCTCTGAAAAACGCATTTGGATTCGGTGGTACGAACGCATGCTTGTGCTTCACCCAATACGTCTGA
- the LOC118648406 gene encoding gametogenetin-binding protein 2-like isoform X2 produces the protein MIMDISSLGAICENPLINGKQLEEFMKKFAVLTVEEIKTSLEVTCKKIIDILNEAEPCVGCRRSVERLFYDLMKSGHPALDPLVITRNGVLSVKDDVLKSPQQLCTLLHGHSARLNNLMEKQQRNRKSRRCVLHTLEIQRLPPIWNSWREVWDCMELPCKQELTLIETDTLDEALDTYLRKHRFCAECRNKVLLASSLLTREPDPTKEKGYVAVLYNEIRRCIPKHHVHLPHRTEYMTTLLNRAQPWALMGRERHAKTLEIAQEEVLTCLGICIAERLHRIHRRMKEEETVCKVLAAVAVDALSRNFRSAVEAKQGISQLELLYKEFTREEIAKQNKREKLRLKRKKKKGRRNEIEEKENSCDCSSERQSESPCTCAESKPTTKNINRHKLQILDPKNKGPPTCKCSDCLKKLKTSSISQSQSKTELSISMKKSLQKGKKDISGTKKKSNTSQSKQNSTPCKQLSQEYSSDICDSCKESEKADESQWRYNCKDSVTNELVDAWITEPSETKYNMWIEMKLHSPSERLSQDCGYSSEHNISSSSLPSTPEGSEVACNDEWCDHEGTCHDKLNHSNSSLSLLQERGPTLTQMLKESYFSDDDEKESYIPVEEVLEFKSRVCQLTEKRLKLRQTLRERFDMLCSHQKPLNIQ, from the exons ATGATCATGGATATAAGTAGTTTGGGTGCTATTTGTGAGAATCCCTTGATCAATGGTAAACAGTTGGAGGAGTTTATGAAGAAATTTGCTGTGCTTACAGTAGAGGAAATCAAAACATCCCTTGAAGTTACTTGCAAGaaaataattgacattttGAATGAGGCTGAACCATGTGTAGGTTGCCGCAGAAG TGTCGAAAGATTGTTCTACGATCTGATGAAATCTGGACATCCTGCATTAGATCCGCTGGTAATCACTCGCAATGGTGTGCTTTCAGTAAAAGATGATGTTTTGAAATCACCTCAACAGCTCTGTACGCTGTTGCATGGACATAG CGCTaggttaaataatttaatggagAAACAACagagaaatagaaaatctCGACGATGCGTATTGCATACTTTGGAAATTCAGCGGTTGCCGCCAATATGGAACTCCTGGAGGGAAGTGTGGGACTGCATGGAGCTACCGTGCAAGCAGGAATTAACTTTAATAGAGACCGATACGCTTGATGAAGCTTTAGATACTTATCTACGTAAACATAG GTTTTGTGCTGAGTGTCGCAACAAGGTGCTACTGGCGTCGTCTCTTCTGACACGTGAACCCGATcctacaaaagaaaaaggttACGTGGCGGTTTTGTATAACGAAATTAGGCGTTGCATACCCAAACATCATGTTCATTTACCACATCGCACGGAATATATGACTACTCTCCTTAATCGCGCGCAGCCATGGGCACTCATGGGAAG AGAGCGCCACGCGAAAACGCTGGAAATTGCTCAAGAAGAAGTACTTACGTGTTTAGGCATATGCATCGCGGAACGACTGCACAGAATACATCGACGAATGAAAGAGGAGGAAACTGTATGTAAAGTGTTAGCTGCTGTTGCGGTAGATGCATTGTCTAGAAACTTTCGg TCGGCGGTTGAAGCAAAACAAGGTATTTCTCAGCTggaattattgtataaagaatTCACGAGAGAAGAGATAGCGAAACAGAACAAGCGTGAAAAATTACGTCTTAAACGCAAGAAGAAGAAGGGACGCCGTAACGAAAttgaagagaaagaaaactcTTGTGAT TGTTCAAGTGAGAGGCAAAGCGAATCCCCCTGTACCTGTGCGGAATCAAAGCCAACGACGAAAAACATTAACCGGCATAAG TTGCAGATCCTAGATCCAAAAAATAAAGGGCCGCCGACGTGTAAATGTTCCGATTGTTTAAAGAAACTAAAAACAAGTAGTATATCACAATCACAAAGTAAGACAGAACTATCAATCTCTATGAAAAAGAGTTTacaaaaaggtaaaaaagacaTCTCcggaacaaagaaaaaatctaatacAAGTCAATCAAAGCAAAATAGTACGCCTTGCAAACAATTATCTCAGGAGTATTCATCCGATATTTGCGATTCGTGTAAG GAGAGTGAAAAAGCTGATGAGAGTCAATGGCGTTACAATTGTAAAGATTCTGTAACTAACGAGTTGGTAGACGCTTGGATAACGGAACCTAGCGAAACCAAATACAATATGTGGATAGAGATGAAACTTCATTCCCCGAGCGAGCGATTGTCTCAAGATTGCGGATACTCTTCCGAGCACAATATCAGCAGTTCTTCTCTTCCTAGCACACCGGAAGGTTCTGAAGTAGCCTGCAACGACGAATGGTGTGATCATGAAGGGACTTGTCATGATAAACTTAATCATTCCAATTCTAGCCTCTCTTTATTGCAAGAGCGTGGCCCAACACTTACACAAATGTTGAAG GAATCCTATTTTTCTGATGATGATGAGAAGGAGAGTTATATTCCAGTGGAGGAAGTATTAGAATTTAAGTCGAGAGTATGTCAACTCACGGAAAAGCGGCTGAAACTTCGGCAAACGCTTAGAGAACGTTTTGACATGTTGTGCAGCCATCAAAAACCACTTAACATTCAGTAA
- the LOC118648406 gene encoding gametogenetin-binding protein 2-like isoform X1, with translation MARLVNVWRDNVPMELASKQMPLIVDENLTMIMDISSLGAICENPLINGKQLEEFMKKFAVLTVEEIKTSLEVTCKKIIDILNEAEPCVGCRRSVERLFYDLMKSGHPALDPLVITRNGVLSVKDDVLKSPQQLCTLLHGHSARLNNLMEKQQRNRKSRRCVLHTLEIQRLPPIWNSWREVWDCMELPCKQELTLIETDTLDEALDTYLRKHRFCAECRNKVLLASSLLTREPDPTKEKGYVAVLYNEIRRCIPKHHVHLPHRTEYMTTLLNRAQPWALMGRERHAKTLEIAQEEVLTCLGICIAERLHRIHRRMKEEETVCKVLAAVAVDALSRNFRSAVEAKQGISQLELLYKEFTREEIAKQNKREKLRLKRKKKKGRRNEIEEKENSCDCSSERQSESPCTCAESKPTTKNINRHKLQILDPKNKGPPTCKCSDCLKKLKTSSISQSQSKTELSISMKKSLQKGKKDISGTKKKSNTSQSKQNSTPCKQLSQEYSSDICDSCKESEKADESQWRYNCKDSVTNELVDAWITEPSETKYNMWIEMKLHSPSERLSQDCGYSSEHNISSSSLPSTPEGSEVACNDEWCDHEGTCHDKLNHSNSSLSLLQERGPTLTQMLKESYFSDDDEKESYIPVEEVLEFKSRVCQLTEKRLKLRQTLRERFDMLCSHQKPLNIQ, from the exons ATGGCGAGGCTAGTGAATGTCTGGCGGGACAACGTTCCGATGGAGCTGGCGAGCAAGCAAATGCCGCTGATCGTCGACGAAAACCTGACG ATGATCATGGATATAAGTAGTTTGGGTGCTATTTGTGAGAATCCCTTGATCAATGGTAAACAGTTGGAGGAGTTTATGAAGAAATTTGCTGTGCTTACAGTAGAGGAAATCAAAACATCCCTTGAAGTTACTTGCAAGaaaataattgacattttGAATGAGGCTGAACCATGTGTAGGTTGCCGCAGAAG TGTCGAAAGATTGTTCTACGATCTGATGAAATCTGGACATCCTGCATTAGATCCGCTGGTAATCACTCGCAATGGTGTGCTTTCAGTAAAAGATGATGTTTTGAAATCACCTCAACAGCTCTGTACGCTGTTGCATGGACATAG CGCTaggttaaataatttaatggagAAACAACagagaaatagaaaatctCGACGATGCGTATTGCATACTTTGGAAATTCAGCGGTTGCCGCCAATATGGAACTCCTGGAGGGAAGTGTGGGACTGCATGGAGCTACCGTGCAAGCAGGAATTAACTTTAATAGAGACCGATACGCTTGATGAAGCTTTAGATACTTATCTACGTAAACATAG GTTTTGTGCTGAGTGTCGCAACAAGGTGCTACTGGCGTCGTCTCTTCTGACACGTGAACCCGATcctacaaaagaaaaaggttACGTGGCGGTTTTGTATAACGAAATTAGGCGTTGCATACCCAAACATCATGTTCATTTACCACATCGCACGGAATATATGACTACTCTCCTTAATCGCGCGCAGCCATGGGCACTCATGGGAAG AGAGCGCCACGCGAAAACGCTGGAAATTGCTCAAGAAGAAGTACTTACGTGTTTAGGCATATGCATCGCGGAACGACTGCACAGAATACATCGACGAATGAAAGAGGAGGAAACTGTATGTAAAGTGTTAGCTGCTGTTGCGGTAGATGCATTGTCTAGAAACTTTCGg TCGGCGGTTGAAGCAAAACAAGGTATTTCTCAGCTggaattattgtataaagaatTCACGAGAGAAGAGATAGCGAAACAGAACAAGCGTGAAAAATTACGTCTTAAACGCAAGAAGAAGAAGGGACGCCGTAACGAAAttgaagagaaagaaaactcTTGTGAT TGTTCAAGTGAGAGGCAAAGCGAATCCCCCTGTACCTGTGCGGAATCAAAGCCAACGACGAAAAACATTAACCGGCATAAG TTGCAGATCCTAGATCCAAAAAATAAAGGGCCGCCGACGTGTAAATGTTCCGATTGTTTAAAGAAACTAAAAACAAGTAGTATATCACAATCACAAAGTAAGACAGAACTATCAATCTCTATGAAAAAGAGTTTacaaaaaggtaaaaaagacaTCTCcggaacaaagaaaaaatctaatacAAGTCAATCAAAGCAAAATAGTACGCCTTGCAAACAATTATCTCAGGAGTATTCATCCGATATTTGCGATTCGTGTAAG GAGAGTGAAAAAGCTGATGAGAGTCAATGGCGTTACAATTGTAAAGATTCTGTAACTAACGAGTTGGTAGACGCTTGGATAACGGAACCTAGCGAAACCAAATACAATATGTGGATAGAGATGAAACTTCATTCCCCGAGCGAGCGATTGTCTCAAGATTGCGGATACTCTTCCGAGCACAATATCAGCAGTTCTTCTCTTCCTAGCACACCGGAAGGTTCTGAAGTAGCCTGCAACGACGAATGGTGTGATCATGAAGGGACTTGTCATGATAAACTTAATCATTCCAATTCTAGCCTCTCTTTATTGCAAGAGCGTGGCCCAACACTTACACAAATGTTGAAG GAATCCTATTTTTCTGATGATGATGAGAAGGAGAGTTATATTCCAGTGGAGGAAGTATTAGAATTTAAGTCGAGAGTATGTCAACTCACGGAAAAGCGGCTGAAACTTCGGCAAACGCTTAGAGAACGTTTTGACATGTTGTGCAGCCATCAAAAACCACTTAACATTCAGTAA
- the LOC118648407 gene encoding alpha-(1,3)-fucosyltransferase 7-like, translated as MRKLPRLAFVLLIGMTAAIFCTLLSSGFLVVDRRSSALRKEQVSIKEENEGNRRSISGSRGLSNARQFARMVSLDAHLLGRGFTDEQVESMTPLGKWLLAPEGSPPPQSNANKTYLILIWKHGQFLERRHIRRFTSTKFSPWDQCSVRNCRLSYDERDLHRADAVVFHLHFTRNPSELPARSRTDQRWIFLTDESPYHTFLYGHQRLSSYDGLFNWSMSYRMDSDVPVPYGRTIRVAGSYSTKRWNAIVKTKTKLVAIMGSNCGGRNGRWSYVKALKSSLRGDLDVLGKCLDGNRTVCPGHFDQDCPALGAYKFYLSFENSNCREYLTEKVFWNAYHKFAVPIIMGASRQDCQRLLPPRSYLHADDFADANALADYLRYLDRDDERYVGYHEWRDRYRVINDHGYFGSVSRHYCRVCEALHYNPAVPKVYARLERFWSKERDCVPASA; from the exons ATGCGCAAGTTACCACGGCTCGCGTTCGTCCTGCTCATCGGTATGACAGCTGCGATTTTCTGCACGTTGCTGTCCTCGGGTTTTCTCGTTGTCGACCGAAGATCTTCCGCGTTGCGAAAGGAACAGGTGTCCATAAAAGAGGAAAACGAAGGAAATAGAAGGTCTATCTCTGGCTCCCGGGGACTATCCAACGCGCGACAATTCGCGAGGATGGTGTCTCTGGATGCGCATCTCCTGGGGAGAGGCTTCACCGATGAGcag GTAGAGAGTATGACTCCCCTTGGGAAATGGTTATTAGCACCGGAAGGGAGTCCACCCCCGCAGTCGAACGCCAATAAAACCTATTTGATCTTAATTTGGAAGCACGGGCAGTTCCTGGAACGCAGGCACATCAGACGTTTTACGTCCACTAA GTTTTCACCGTGGGATCAATGTTCAGTACGGAATTGCAGGCTGAGTTACGACGAAAGGGATCTGCATCGAGCGGACGCCGTGGTGTTCCATTTGCACTTCACGAGGAATCCGTCGGAGTTACCGGCGAGAAGTCGGACGGATCAACGTTGGATCTTCCTGACAGACGAGTCGCCCTATCACACGTTTTTGTACGGCCACCAGAGATTATCGAGCTACGACGGTCTGTTCAACTGGTCCATGTCCTACCGAATGGACAGCGACGTACCGGTTCCTTACGGAAGGACGATACGAGTCGCCGGCAGTTATTCGACCAAACGCTGGAACGCTATCGTAAAGACCAAGACCAAACTAGTCGCTATAATGGGCAGCAACTGCGGCGGCCGCAACGGACGGTGGTCCTACGTGAAGGCGCTCAAGTCGTCGCTCCGCGGCGACCTGGACGTCCTCGGGAAATGTCTGGACGGTAACAGGACCGTCTGTCCCGGCCACTTCGACCAAGACTGCCCTGCCTTGGGCGCGTACAAGTTCTATCTGTCGTTCGAGAACTCCAATTGCCGGGAGTACCTGACGGAGAAGGTGTTCTGGAACGCGTATCACAAGTTCGCGGTCCCAATAATAATGGGAGCATCGCGGCAGGACTGCCAGCGACTGTTGCCGCCGCGCTCCTACCTCCACGCGGACGACTTTGCGGACGCAAACGCGCTCGCCGACTACCTCAGGTATTTGGACCGCGACGACGAGCGTTACGTCGGCTATCATGAGTGGCGCGACCGCTACCGGGTGATCAACGACCACGGTTACTTCGGCAGCGTTTCCAGGCACTACTGCCGCGTATGCGAGGCGTTGCATTACAACCCCGCCGTGCCGAAGGTCTACGCCAGGCTCGAGCGCTTTTGGAGCAAGGAAAGGGACTGCGTTCCAGCTAGCGCTTAG
- the LOC118648408 gene encoding uncharacterized protein LOC118648408 — protein MDFNLLHNITLKNKNLRFKGIIYAVDIHRQAVRLSKLLVTKIETMCCCLIITGVIGLSFSLFRIFQIVSSKENLKENLMPFLVTICIITYMFVANYVCQNVTDHNNHIYITAYDVQWYMAPLHIQKLILFLLQNGTKDLPLRVGVLFTGSLEGFATLVKASVSYFTFIYSTR, from the exons ATGGACTTTAATTTGCTACATAAtatcactttaaaaaataagaatttgagATTTAAAGGAATAATATATGCAGTGGATATTCATCGACAAGCCGTGAG atTAAGCAAACTACTGGTCACTAAAATCGAGACAATGTGTTGCTGTTTAATAATAACTGGAGTGATTGGTTTAAGCTTTAGTCTTTTTCGA ATATTTCAAATAGTATCGTCCAAAGAAAATCTTAAGGAAAATTTGATGCCTTTTCTGGTTACAATATGTATTATCACTTATATGTTTGTAGCTAATTATGTCTGTCAAAATGTAACAGATCATAATAATCACATATATATTACCGC ATACGATGTTCAATGGTATATGGCTCCGTTGcatatacaaaaattgatattgttTCTATTGCAAAATGGTACCAAAGACCTACCTTTACGTGTTGGTGTATTATTCACTGGATCGCTAGAGGGGTTTGCTACg CTGGTGAAAGCTTCGGTATCTTATTTTACCTTCATATATTCTACGCGATAA